The following coding sequences lie in one Elusimicrobiota bacterium genomic window:
- a CDS encoding ABC transporter ATP-binding protein — protein MIAIETKNLTKIYRKSHLGKMSLTTGIKDLSISINKGEIFGLLGLNGSGKTTTIKLLLGLLTPTSGESFILGEKIPSTKVLRKIGFMPEVPYFYRYLTASEILRFYGEMSEIKNTKKKVDELLNLVGLTERKDKKLSEYSKGMLQRIAIAQSLLHDPDILIYDEPVSGLDPLAITEMRNLLLKLKSEGKTIFLSSHLISEVEKVSDRVAILAQGSLVRIIEQNKLVSKEGELEKIFISDVSGTSELGRIKI, from the coding sequence ATGATTGCAATAGAAACAAAAAATCTAACCAAAATCTATAGAAAAAGCCATTTAGGGAAAATGTCCTTAACAACGGGTATAAAAGATTTGTCTATATCCATAAATAAAGGAGAAATATTCGGCCTGCTTGGCTTAAACGGATCTGGAAAAACTACTACTATTAAACTTCTTTTAGGTTTATTAACTCCTACATCCGGAGAGTCTTTTATTTTAGGAGAAAAAATACCTTCCACAAAAGTGCTGCGAAAAATAGGATTTATGCCTGAAGTGCCTTATTTTTACCGATACCTAACTGCGTCTGAGATCCTGAGATTTTACGGTGAAATGTCTGAAATCAAAAACACAAAGAAAAAGGTTGATGAATTACTGAATTTAGTTGGGCTAACTGAAAGAAAAGACAAAAAACTTTCGGAATATTCCAAAGGCATGCTTCAGCGCATTGCTATCGCTCAAAGTCTTTTGCATGATCCGGATATTTTAATTTATGACGAGCCGGTAAGCGGCCTTGATCCTTTGGCAATAACTGAAATGCGAAATTTGCTGTTAAAATTAAAAAGTGAAGGGAAAACAATATTTTTGTCTTCACATCTTATTTCCGAAGTTGAAAAAGTTTCAGACCGTGTTGCCATATTGGCGCAAGGGTCTTTAGTAAGAATAATAGAGCAGAATAAACTGGTTTCAAAAGAGGGAGAATTAGAAAAAATATTTATTTCGGATGTTTCGGGGACATCTGAGCTTGGAAGAATAAAGATATGA
- the serA gene encoding phosphoglycerate dehydrogenase produces the protein MYKILMTYNNTEGLEKLLKNKDFKIEIHEKPSPEQFKELIKGYDGLMIRSEVKVTEDIIKASDKLRFIGRAGTGVDNVDTKAATTKGIVVANVPGGNTISAAEHTIGLILSLARNIPDAHTALKNKEWKREKFMGTELQGKTLGLIGLGRIGREVAIRMIAFGMKIIAYDPFASKEFSQGLGVELKTLDEVYAQSDYISIHSPLNETTKNMINAEALKKMKKGIRIINCARGGIIDEKALADAIKDGHVKGAAIDVYAKEPPVDWTIIESPNTVVTPHLAASTEEAQVKIAQELSEVVIDYFTKGLIRNAVNVPTVDWETYKKLEPYISLAEMIGSFQSQVVEGGVTAVELDYQGAISEINTNPLLVGYLKGMLSNVMDNVIVNFVNAPHLARERGIKIIEMNTKECDDYSGLISAKIKTDKEEFTVSGTLFGHKTPRFVNIGGVPVEISPSKCMLMLTNIDRPGVVGQIGTLLGKNSINIAGMQVGRREQGGEAVTIITIDACVSDDLIKQIGKMSGINKVKYISMK, from the coding sequence ATGTATAAAATTTTAATGACTTACAACAATACCGAAGGATTGGAAAAACTTCTTAAAAACAAAGATTTTAAAATTGAGATTCATGAAAAACCTAGCCCCGAACAATTTAAAGAACTTATTAAAGGTTACGACGGCTTAATGATCCGTTCCGAAGTAAAAGTAACCGAAGACATCATCAAAGCTTCTGACAAATTAAGATTTATCGGAAGGGCGGGGACGGGCGTGGATAATGTAGATACAAAAGCCGCGACAACAAAAGGAATAGTGGTTGCAAATGTTCCGGGAGGAAATACAATTTCTGCCGCTGAGCATACTATAGGGCTTATTTTGTCTCTTGCTAGAAACATTCCCGACGCCCATACTGCTTTGAAAAACAAAGAATGGAAAAGAGAAAAATTTATGGGGACAGAACTTCAGGGCAAAACTCTTGGCCTTATAGGGTTAGGAAGAATCGGTCGCGAAGTTGCAATAAGAATGATTGCTTTTGGAATGAAAATAATTGCCTACGATCCGTTTGCCAGTAAAGAATTTTCCCAAGGACTCGGAGTAGAACTGAAAACTTTAGATGAAGTTTACGCGCAGTCAGACTACATTTCAATTCATTCGCCTCTTAATGAGACAACTAAAAATATGATTAATGCGGAAGCTCTAAAGAAAATGAAAAAGGGAATACGGATTATTAATTGTGCAAGGGGCGGTATTATTGACGAAAAAGCGCTTGCGGATGCGATAAAAGACGGGCATGTAAAAGGCGCTGCCATAGACGTGTATGCCAAAGAACCGCCTGTTGACTGGACAATAATTGAGTCGCCAAATACGGTAGTTACGCCGCATCTTGCCGCTTCAACAGAAGAAGCCCAGGTAAAGATTGCTCAGGAGTTAAGCGAAGTTGTAATTGATTATTTTACAAAAGGGCTTATACGTAATGCGGTAAATGTTCCGACGGTTGATTGGGAGACCTATAAAAAACTTGAACCTTATATTTCGCTGGCCGAAATGATCGGTTCTTTTCAGAGCCAGGTTGTTGAAGGAGGCGTTACCGCAGTTGAATTGGATTATCAGGGAGCCATTTCTGAAATCAATACTAACCCTTTGCTTGTCGGATACCTTAAAGGGATGCTTTCAAATGTTATGGATAATGTTATCGTTAATTTTGTGAACGCGCCTCACTTGGCAAGGGAAAGAGGAATTAAAATTATTGAAATGAATACAAAAGAATGCGATGATTATTCCGGCCTTATCTCTGCAAAGATAAAAACCGACAAAGAAGAATTTACTGTTTCAGGAACTTTGTTCGGCCATAAAACGCCCAGGTTTGTAAATATAGGCGGAGTTCCTGTAGAAATTTCTCCTTCAAAATGCATGCTTATGCTTACTAATATTGACCGGCCGGGCGTTGTCGGGCAAATAGGCACTCTTTTAGGAAAAAACAGTATAAATATCGCCGGAATGCAGGTTGGAAGAAGAGAACAGGGCGGAGAAGCCGTTACCATTATTACTATAGATGCCTGCGTTTCAGATGATTTAATAAAACAGATCGGAAAAATGTCCGGTATAAACAAAGTGAAATATATTTCAATGAAGTGA